One window from the genome of Camelus bactrianus isolate YW-2024 breed Bactrian camel chromosome 4, ASM4877302v1, whole genome shotgun sequence encodes:
- the LOC105070722 gene encoding large ribosomal subunit protein eL36 translates to MALRYPMAVGLNKGHKVTKNVSKPRHSRRRGRLTKHTKFVWDMIREVCGFTPYARRAMELLKVSKDKRALKFIKKRVGTHIRPKRKREELSNVLAAMRKAAAKKD, encoded by the coding sequence ATGGCTCTGCGCTATCCCATGGCCGTGGGTCTCAACAAAGGCCACAAGGTGACCAAGAACGTGAGCAAGCCGAGGCACAGCCGCCGCCGCGGGCGCCTCACCAAGCACACCAAGTTCGTGTGGGACATGATCCGGGAGGTGTGTGGCTTCACCCCTTATGCGCGGCGGGCCATGGAGCTGCTCAAGGTCTCCAAGGACAAGCGGGCCCTCAAATTCATCAAGAAACGGGTGGGGACACACATCCGCcccaagaggaagagagaggagctgAGCAACGTCCTGGCCGCCATGAGGAAAGCGGCCGCTAAGAAGGACTGA